The genomic interval TCTTCGTATTTTCCGGAATACTGATTGTAAACTTTCCATCCATATCTGTCGAGACCCCTATAGAAGGATTATCTTTCACTTTCACCGAAGCGCCGATCACTTCCAGACCGTCTTCCGCAGAGGTGACAACACCGGTAACTCTCTTATTCTGGCCAAACATCACTCCAGAATAGAAAGTAAGCACTAACACTAAACGCAGAATATTCTTCATTTTTTTTTATTATGTGAATAAAATTCAATTTATACAGAAACAATATCTAAAAAAGCAGATAACGGCACATAGCCGAAATACTTTATTTTATATTTCCGACCCGCCTTATCAATCACTCATTTTATTACAATTTTCCTCTCTTATCTCCTATTTAAAACCTAACTCCTCTCTCATCTTATTTAATTCGGAAAATCCATACTCATTTACATTAATTACATGAATTCTCCTTAATAAAAACATAACATCAAAAACGTCTCCAAAATACATATATCAATCAAACTGTTCGCAAAGTTTCACCAATTATTACATTTTGACATTGCAAAGATATATAATTATGTGGTTTAAACCATAATAAAATAGTTCTTTTTTGTGTTAAATCTTTTCACATATTACGATTTAACTCGATAATCAAATATTATATAACGATTTAATTGAAAAACAATTAAAATAATTACAATATATATTTTTATATAGCTTTTATGTTCAATTATTATTTTTATAGCCATAAGATGGATTTTTTAGTAAAAACATAGCAAAATGACACAAAAAAAGCACATTTAATAAATATAAAATCTCCTCTATTTTGTTAATAAACAGAATTGTGATTAACAAAATTTTCACACAAATGTAAAATACATAATGGATTAAAAAACTATATTTTCAAATATAAAAAACAATCTATCATACTGATTTATAATTAGATTTATTACATAGTATATATATAGTACATTTCTATTACATAAATATATCAATTATATTTATGCGAGTTTTATACACTAAAAACAGGGGAATAAATTACACCAACAACCTCAAAACAGCCTCTTTACGAGAGGATTCAAAAATTGCTCTTTGCTACAAAACGCCACTTTCACCAATTTATAATTTATCACAAGGAAGAGGCCTTTTTCTTCTTTTATTCATTCTTTCCACAATAAATACAACAAAGTAATCACTAAGACATGCAAATAAAAAAATTCCGCAAAAACTCATTCTGAAAAATAAACATCTGGCTTAAGAAAACTTTAAACAGCGAGATTTTGTATAATTATAAAGTTTACACATCCGACTTTCCCCGCTAAATTTTGATTAGATATTATACCCTATACATTATTATATATAAGCATAAACAATTAATAATTTGTTTTTACATCGTTTACAGAATGATTACACTATATTTGTAACGATAAAAACAATATAATATGCATGAACTTCTCGATTATTTAAATATTAAATTAACTCCGCAATTACAAGAAAAGTTAGAGCCTATTATTAGTGAACATCATTATAAAAAAGGAGACAAGCTTTTTCGTCCGAAAGAAGTAGACGAACAAATCTTTTTCATCATTAAAGGAGGAGCACGTTCCTTTTATCTGAAAGAAGGTAAAGAAATAACTTATTCGTTCACTTTTGAGAACGATATAATGATTTCCATGCGTTCCAAGCTAAGCAAATTAGAATTTCCCGAAATTGTCGAATTCATAGAAGACTCTCATATTATTTCCATCCATACCGACTTGATTTCCCTCCCCCTTAAAGCTTCAAACGTATCGGCCGTTACTTTTCTCAACACAATTTTGATTCGATACACTCATTTTTTAGAAGATAGGGTAATTACGCTTCAACATAAGTCGGCCCGCGAAAGATACGAATGGAGCATCAACCGTTATCCAAGATTATTCGAGCGTGCGACTTTAAGCCAAATTGCCTCATTTCTGGGAATCACTACCGAGACTTTATGCCGCATTCGTTCAGGCAAATACGCAACATAACGTTTTTTAGCTATTTGTTAAATTTTAATACCTATTTTCAAAACACAGTATTACTATTAACAATAATTACACTATTAAAAAAGTAAAAATTGATATATATCAAAAATTACTTATTTAGAATTGAGGTACTTTTGCCCTAATTTAAAAAGGTATCAAGATTGGTTTTCAATTCTACACAACAAAAAAGCAAAATATGAAAATTAGAAGTTCTATGATTATTCAATCACAGCGCATTGTCGTAATCGCACTATGCCTGATCCTCTTTTCCTGTGGTAAAAAAAACCAAAATGGTTTTAACACTGTAAAAGAATATGCTGTAATTACGGTTCAGCCCACTCATAGTCAATTGGAAAGTCTCTATCCGGCTACAATCAGAGGTAAACAAGATGTGGAAATAAGACCCCAGGTTAGTGGATTCATCACAAAATTATGTATAGACGAAGGTTCTGTCGTGAAAAAAGGACAGCCACTGTTTATAATTGACCAAGTACAATATGAAGAAGCCGTAAACATAGCCGATGCTGCCGTAAATGTGGCAAAGAGCCAGGTATCCACTGCACAGCTCACAGCAGATAACAAAAAAGAATTGGCTAAAAGAAATATTATAAGCCAATACGAGCTCCAAATGGCTTTAAACGATTTGGCAACAGCGAAAGCCAATCTGGCTCAAGCTAATGCTCAACTGGTAAATGCCCGTAAGAATCTATCTTATACGGTAGTAACTAGTCCGTCAAACGGAATAGCCGGAAATATTCCTTTCCGTGTGGGAAGCCTTGTAAGCCCTTCTTCAGCCACTCCGCTTACCACAATTTCCGATATTTCAGAAATGTTCGTATATTTTTCTATGAACGAGAAACAAATACTGGATCTGACCCGCCAGGGAAAAGGATCGGCAAAAGAAGCACTGGATAAGATGCCGGAAATATCTTTAAAGTTAGCAGACGGTTCGGTATATCCCGAATCAGGAAAAATAGAAACTATCAGCGGAGTAATCGATCCTGCTACCGGGGCCGCCAGCATACGTGCTACCTTTCCGAATCCTGACAGAATACTACGCAGCGGAGGAACAGGATCCGTACTCATTCCGTCTACCACAGATGCAGCGATCATCATTCCGCAAAAAGCCACTTATGAAATACAAGATAAGAGATTTGTGTATTTGGTTAACGATAGTTCCATCGTACACAGTACCGAAATTACAGTTTCCCCGGTCAACGATGGAAAAACTTATGTCGTACTTGACGGATTAAAAGCAGGAGACCGCATTGTTATAGAAGGAGTCGGAACTTCCGTAAAAGAAGGAATGACAATCAAGCCTATTACGCCCGAAGAGTCTGCTGCCAAAATTAAAGGACTGACACAACAAGCATCTATGAAAAACACCGGGAAATAATCATCGCTGAATTATAAAGCACATGTATTTTAAATCAATGAAACATGAAACTAGATAAATTTATTAACCGCCCGGTATTATCCACTGTTATTTCGATCCTGATCGTTATATTAGGAATACTGGGACTTGTATCGTTGCCTGTAACGCAATATCCGGATATTGCACCTCCGACTATACAAGTAAGTACATCATATACAGGAGCAAACGCCCAAACCGTACTAAACAGTGTTATTGCTCCACTGGAAGAACAAATAAACGGGGTAGAAAACATGAATTACATGACTTCTACCGCTACAAATACCGGAGACGCCAGCATACAAATTTATTTCAAGCAGGGAACCGACCCTGATATGGCAGCCGTAAACGTGCAAAACCGCGTATCTAAGGCATTAGGTCTCTTACCGTCCGAAGTTACCAAAGTAGGTGTAATTACCAGTAAACGACAGACAAGTATGTTGCTGGGATTTTCAGTCTACAGTTCCGACGACAAATATGACTCGAAATTCATCGAAAACTATGCCAAAATAAACCTTATCCCTCAAGTACAACGTGTACCGGGTGTAGGGGATGCCATGGTAATGGGAGCCGACTACTCTATGCGTATATGGCTTAAACCCGATGTAATGGCACAATACAAATTAATGCCTAGCGACGTTACCCTGGCTTTAGCCGAACAAAATATTGAAGCAGCTCCCGGACAATTCGGAGAAAGTGGAGACCAGTCTTTCCAGTATATCATGAAATATAAGGGACGTCTGCAAACCGCCGAAGAATTCGAGGATATCGTAATACGGGCTACTTCCGACGGAGAAGTACTGCGTTTAAAAGACATAGCCCGTATCGAATTAGGACGGTTATCTTACGGATTCAACAATAACGTGAACGGTCATCCGGGTGTAACGGCAATGATATTTCAGACTCCGGGATCGAATGCTACGGAAATCATCAACAATATTACTGCATTGCTTGACGAATGTTCAAAAGATCTCCCGGCAGGGGTTAAGATAGAAATTATGTTGAATACGAATGACTTCTTGTCCGCATCTATCGATGAAGTGCTTAAAACTCTATTCGAAGCATTCGTTCTCGTCTTCCTCGTTGTATATGTATTCCTGCAGGATTTCCGTTCAACCTTAATACCTGCAATAGCAATACCGGTTGCATTGATCGGAACATTCTTTGTCCTGTTTATTATCGGATTTAGCATCAACCTGTTAACGTTATGTGCTTTGGTACTTGCCATTGCGATAGTCGTCGACGACGCGATAGTCGTCGTTGAGGCGGTACACGCCAAACTGGATGAAGGATATAAATCGGCTCGAATAGCTTCTATCGACGCCATGAACGAAATATCAGGCGCGATCGTTTCTATCACCCTCGTGATGATGGCCGTATTTATCCCTGTAAGTTTTATGGGCGGTACTTCCGGTATATTTTACAGGCAATTCGGTATTACAATGGCGATAGCTATCGGTTTGTCCGCATTGAACGCTTTAACCTTAAGCCCGGCCCTTTGCGCCATTTTCCTGAAACCGCATGATAAAAACGGAGAGAAAAAGAAAATGTCTCCTATAGACCGCTTCCACACAGCCTTTAATGCTGCATACGATGTTATCCTGAAAAAATATAAGAACAGCACGAAGTTTTTCATCAATCACAAATGGATATCTTTCGGAACTGTTGCCGTTTCTGTCGTATTGCTCGTTTTCTTAATGAAAATCACTCCTTCCGGACTTGTACCGAATGAAGATACCGGAACTTTCTTTGCGGTAATAGACTTACCTCCGGCAACTTCTATGGAAAGGACCGAACTTACAATGGAAAAACTGGATAGTATCATAGCTGCAAATCCGGCCGTACAAAGCCGCACGCAAATAACCGGTTACAGTTTCATTGCCGGACAAGGAAACTCCTATGGTACATTCATCTGCAGATTAAAGAACTGGGATGAACGAGGAAAAGGAGAAGACATCAATTCTGTAATCGGATCTATATATATGCAGGCTCAGGCAGCGATTAAAGATGGCCGTGTCTTGTTATTCGCTCCTCCTATGATCCCCGGATACAGTGTCACTAACGGTTTCGAATTTAACCTACAGGATAAAACAGGAGGAGATCTGAACGAATTCTTCCGGATTTCCCAGGAATTCCTGGCCAAACTGAATGAAAGACCGGAGATAGCTGCTGCCCAGACAACATTCAACCCAACTTTCCCGCAATATATGGTAGACATAGACGCTGCCAAATGTAAGCAGGCAGGCATAAGCCCTAATGACATATTAACGACATTACAGGGATATTACGGAGGTATGTATGTGTCAAACTTCAACCGTTTCGGTAAATTATACCGTGTTATGATGCAGGCAGACGCTAATTACCGTATCAATCCCGAAACACTTAACAACATTAAAGTACGCAACGGGAGTGAAATGGCACCCATTACACAGTTCGTAACATTGAGAAAAATATACGGCCCCGACAATATAAAACGTTTCAACATGTTCACATCCATGACCATCAATGGATCCCCTGCCGATGGTTATACCTCCGGTCAGGCCATACAAGCCATACAGGAAGTTGCAGCAGAAAGTCTGCCTACAGGTTACGGATATGAATTTTCCGGTATGACACGGGAGGAACAAAGCAACGGTAGCGGAACCACTGCTATTATATTTCTGCTCTGCCTCGTATTTGTTTACTTATTGTTAAGTGCGCAATACGAAAGTTATATACTGCCTTTGGTCGTTATCCTATCCATTCCGTTCGGTCTGTGCGGTAGTTTTATCTTCGCACAAATCATGGGAGTAAGCAACAATATCTATCTACAGATATCATTGATCATGTTGATGGGACTTTTGGCCAAAAATGCTATTCTTATCACAGAATTCGCATTGGAACGTCGTCTCACGGGCATGTCCATTGTGGGTGCTGCCATACAGGGAGCCGGCGCCCGTTTACGTCCTATTCTCATGACATCATTAGCTCTTGTATTCGGACTTTTGCCTATGATGTTCGCATCGGGAGTAGGAGCCAACGGTAACAGCACACTCGGTACAGGAGCCGTCGGAGGCATGCTTATCGGTATGATATGTCAAATATTTGTCGTACCGGCGTTATTTGTCGTCTTCCAGAACATTCAGGAACGCATCAAACCTATACAATGGAAAGACTTGGATAACACAGAACTGGAACCGGAAATTGAACAATATGCGAAATAAACCGGGCATTTCATATACCGTATAAAAAAATAAAATATGAAGAAACCTATCATTTTATATGCAATCATATTGACAGTCATAATGAGCAGCTGTCATATTTACAAACCATATAACCGCCCCGAGGTAAATACCTCGGGGATGTACCGGGACACCATATCTGTCAACGATACCTTAGCGTCCGATACGGCCAATATGGGAAATCTTCCCTGGCAAAAAGTTTTTACCGACCCCTATCTGCAAACGCTTATAAGCCAAGGTCTGGAACAGAACAGCGACCTGAAAACAGCTGCACTACGCGTAACAGAAGCCGAAGCCGGACTGTTGTCGGCACGACTATCCTACGTACCTTCTTTAAATCTGGCTCCCCAGGGAACATTCAGCAGGATACAGGATATGCTTCCTCACCAATGGAGTTACAACCTCCCTGTCACTGCAAGTTGGGAAATAGATTTGTTCGGACGTTTATTAAACACTAAAAGAGGTGCAAAAGCAGCCTTATTACAAAGCGAAGCATATAAGCAAGCCGTACAAACTCAGGTAATTGCTACCATAGCAAATACTTATTATACTTTGCTGATGCTGGACAAACAACTGGCCATTACGGAAGAAACAGCAGCAAACTGGAAAAAAAATGTTGAAACAATGAAATATCTCAAAGAAGCCGGTCGTGTGAATGAAGCTGCAGTTGTGCAAAGCGAAGCCAATAGCCACATGATAGAAGCGTCTATTCCCGATATCCGCCGCCAGATAAGAGAAACAGAAAATTCATTATCCGTAATTCTGGGAGTAGCCCCGCAAACGATCAAGCGAGGAAAACTGGAAGACCAGACATTCCCGGAACAATTGAACGCGGGCATTCCTGTCCAAATGCTCGCCAACCGTCCCGACGTAAAATCAGCTGAAATGTCTCTGGCCAGTGCTTACTATAATACAAATGTGGCACGCTCGGCCTTCTATCCGCAAATTTCCATAAGCGGAACCCTCGGGTGGACTAATCTGGCCGGGGGACAAATTGTAGACCCGTTCACAATGATAGCCAACGCCGTAGGTTCACTTACACAACCCTTATTTAATAAAGGTACGAACATCGCCCGGCTCAAAGTCGCCAAAGCCCAACAGGAAGAAGCCTTAATTGCGTTCCAGCAAAGCATTTTAAATGCGGGACAGGAAGTAAGTAATGCGCTCACATTGTACCAGACAGCCGAAGAGAAAAGTATAGAAAGAAAAAAACAGATAAATTCTCTCGAAAAATCGGTGGAATATACGCAGGAATTACTAACTTTAGGAACATCAACGTATCTGGAAGTCCTCACAGCCCAACAATCGTTGCTTAGCGCACAATTGTCCGAAACTTCGGACTCTTTCCAGAAGATACAATCCGTCATCAATCTGTACCATGCATTGGGAGGCGGGCGATGAACAAGAAAAACCTTAAAATTAGAATATTATGATTAGTCCTTTAGCTTACGTAGATCCTGATGCGAAAATCGGTCAGAACGTTGACATTCTTCCGTTTGCATACATCGAAAAGAATGTAGTGATCGGAGATAATTGTACTATTATGGCCCATGCCAGTATTCTTAGCGGGACACGCATGGGAAGTGGAAATAAAGTATACCAAAGTGCCATATTGGGAGCAACTCCTCAGGACTTCAAATTCAAAGGAGAAGATACTATCCTGAAAATCGGAGATAATAACACCATACGTGAAAAAGTTACCATTAACCGGGCCACTAACCGGGAAGGAATTACCGAAATAGGAAACGGTTGCTTTCTGATGGAAGGTGTACACATTGCTCATGATACGAAAGTAGGTAATGATTGCATCATAGGAAACGGATCGAAAATCGCAGGTGAATGCATTCTGAACGACAAATCCATACTCAGTAGCGGAGTCATACTCCATCAGGGTTGTCGTGTAGGCAGTTGGACCATGATAAAAGGCGGTTGTCGTTCCAATAAGGACATTCCTCCTTACATAGTTGCCGCGCACAATCCTATCACTTATTATGGAATAAACGCCGTAATCATGGCACGTCATGGCTTCAACAACGAAATTATCGACAATATAGCCAAAGCATATCGTCAGATATACCAATGCAGCACGAGCCTGCCCAATGCAGTAAAAAGAATAAAGGAAGAAATACCCATGTCTCCTGAGATAAGAAGTATCCTCGACTTTATAGAGCATTCGGAAAGAGGCATCATTGCCTTAAATAAAGATTAATAGAACATATCCTTTTCAAAAAAACGGTACCGTTACAGTACCGTTTTTTATTTCTATATTATCATTGAAGTCCATCGAGTCATATCCACATATTCTCCTTCCTTTAGAAAAAGAACATTCTATCAATCCTATTTACCAATGAAAATAAATTCCCGATTCGGGAAAATATAT from Barnesiella propionica carries:
- a CDS encoding Crp/Fnr family transcriptional regulator, with the protein product MHELLDYLNIKLTPQLQEKLEPIISEHHYKKGDKLFRPKEVDEQIFFIIKGGARSFYLKEGKEITYSFTFENDIMISMRSKLSKLEFPEIVEFIEDSHIISIHTDLISLPLKASNVSAVTFLNTILIRYTHFLEDRVITLQHKSARERYEWSINRYPRLFERATLSQIASFLGITTETLCRIRSGKYAT
- a CDS encoding efflux RND transporter periplasmic adaptor subunit translates to MKIRSSMIIQSQRIVVIALCLILFSCGKKNQNGFNTVKEYAVITVQPTHSQLESLYPATIRGKQDVEIRPQVSGFITKLCIDEGSVVKKGQPLFIIDQVQYEEAVNIADAAVNVAKSQVSTAQLTADNKKELAKRNIISQYELQMALNDLATAKANLAQANAQLVNARKNLSYTVVTSPSNGIAGNIPFRVGSLVSPSSATPLTTISDISEMFVYFSMNEKQILDLTRQGKGSAKEALDKMPEISLKLADGSVYPESGKIETISGVIDPATGAASIRATFPNPDRILRSGGTGSVLIPSTTDAAIIIPQKATYEIQDKRFVYLVNDSSIVHSTEITVSPVNDGKTYVVLDGLKAGDRIVIEGVGTSVKEGMTIKPITPEESAAKIKGLTQQASMKNTGK
- a CDS encoding efflux RND transporter permease subunit, which codes for MKLDKFINRPVLSTVISILIVILGILGLVSLPVTQYPDIAPPTIQVSTSYTGANAQTVLNSVIAPLEEQINGVENMNYMTSTATNTGDASIQIYFKQGTDPDMAAVNVQNRVSKALGLLPSEVTKVGVITSKRQTSMLLGFSVYSSDDKYDSKFIENYAKINLIPQVQRVPGVGDAMVMGADYSMRIWLKPDVMAQYKLMPSDVTLALAEQNIEAAPGQFGESGDQSFQYIMKYKGRLQTAEEFEDIVIRATSDGEVLRLKDIARIELGRLSYGFNNNVNGHPGVTAMIFQTPGSNATEIINNITALLDECSKDLPAGVKIEIMLNTNDFLSASIDEVLKTLFEAFVLVFLVVYVFLQDFRSTLIPAIAIPVALIGTFFVLFIIGFSINLLTLCALVLAIAIVVDDAIVVVEAVHAKLDEGYKSARIASIDAMNEISGAIVSITLVMMAVFIPVSFMGGTSGIFYRQFGITMAIAIGLSALNALTLSPALCAIFLKPHDKNGEKKKMSPIDRFHTAFNAAYDVILKKYKNSTKFFINHKWISFGTVAVSVVLLVFLMKITPSGLVPNEDTGTFFAVIDLPPATSMERTELTMEKLDSIIAANPAVQSRTQITGYSFIAGQGNSYGTFICRLKNWDERGKGEDINSVIGSIYMQAQAAIKDGRVLLFAPPMIPGYSVTNGFEFNLQDKTGGDLNEFFRISQEFLAKLNERPEIAAAQTTFNPTFPQYMVDIDAAKCKQAGISPNDILTTLQGYYGGMYVSNFNRFGKLYRVMMQADANYRINPETLNNIKVRNGSEMAPITQFVTLRKIYGPDNIKRFNMFTSMTINGSPADGYTSGQAIQAIQEVAAESLPTGYGYEFSGMTREEQSNGSGTTAIIFLLCLVFVYLLLSAQYESYILPLVVILSIPFGLCGSFIFAQIMGVSNNIYLQISLIMLMGLLAKNAILITEFALERRLTGMSIVGAAIQGAGARLRPILMTSLALVFGLLPMMFASGVGANGNSTLGTGAVGGMLIGMICQIFVVPALFVVFQNIQERIKPIQWKDLDNTELEPEIEQYAK
- a CDS encoding TolC family protein; this translates as MKKPIILYAIILTVIMSSCHIYKPYNRPEVNTSGMYRDTISVNDTLASDTANMGNLPWQKVFTDPYLQTLISQGLEQNSDLKTAALRVTEAEAGLLSARLSYVPSLNLAPQGTFSRIQDMLPHQWSYNLPVTASWEIDLFGRLLNTKRGAKAALLQSEAYKQAVQTQVIATIANTYYTLLMLDKQLAITEETAANWKKNVETMKYLKEAGRVNEAAVVQSEANSHMIEASIPDIRRQIRETENSLSVILGVAPQTIKRGKLEDQTFPEQLNAGIPVQMLANRPDVKSAEMSLASAYYNTNVARSAFYPQISISGTLGWTNLAGGQIVDPFTMIANAVGSLTQPLFNKGTNIARLKVAKAQQEEALIAFQQSILNAGQEVSNALTLYQTAEEKSIERKKQINSLEKSVEYTQELLTLGTSTYLEVLTAQQSLLSAQLSETSDSFQKIQSVINLYHALGGGR
- the lpxA gene encoding acyl-ACP--UDP-N-acetylglucosamine O-acyltransferase, with translation MISPLAYVDPDAKIGQNVDILPFAYIEKNVVIGDNCTIMAHASILSGTRMGSGNKVYQSAILGATPQDFKFKGEDTILKIGDNNTIREKVTINRATNREGITEIGNGCFLMEGVHIAHDTKVGNDCIIGNGSKIAGECILNDKSILSSGVILHQGCRVGSWTMIKGGCRSNKDIPPYIVAAHNPITYYGINAVIMARHGFNNEIIDNIAKAYRQIYQCSTSLPNAVKRIKEEIPMSPEIRSILDFIEHSERGIIALNKD